One Chionomys nivalis chromosome 23 unlocalized genomic scaffold, mChiNiv1.1 SUPER_23_unloc_1, whole genome shotgun sequence genomic window carries:
- the Clec11a gene encoding C-type lectin domain family 11 member A isoform X2, producing MGSNDSLAGNSEGKEVLGTKETQGEEEEEEATSPISSSNPFPSPSPTPEDTISYILGRLSGLDAGLHQLHIRLHTLDTRVVQLTQGLRQLRDATSDTHDSVQALKEAQVRAEQEHGRLEGCLKGMRLGHKCFLLSRDFETQEAAQARCKARGGNLAQPADRQQMDALGRYLRASLAPYNWPVWLGVNDRRSEGLYLFENGQRVSFFAWHRAPSPEPGAHPIAASHPLSPDQPNGGVLENCVAQASDDGSWWDHDCERRLYFVCEYPF from the exons ATGGGAAGTAATGACAGTCTTGCTGGAAATTCTGAAGGCAAAGAGGTCTTGGGGACCAAGGAGAcccaaggggaagaagaggaagaggaagccacATCACCTATTTCCAGTTCCAATCCTTTCCCCAGCCCTTCTCCCACACCGGAGGACACCATCAGTTACATCT TGGGCCGCTTGTCCGGCCTGGATGCAGGCCTACACCAATTACATATTCGTCTGCACACTTTGGACACCCGTGTGGTCCAGCTGACCCAGGGACTGCGGCAGCTGAGAGATGCTACAAGTGATACCCACGACTCCGTGCAAGCCCTAAAGGAGGCACAGGTCCGGGCTGAGCAGGAGCACGGCCGCCTGGAGG GCTGTCTGAAGGGCATGCGCTTGGGCCACAAGTGCTTCTTGCTCTCGCGGGACTTCGAGACCCAGGAAGCCGCGCAGGCGCGGTGCAAGGCGCGGGGCGGTAACCTAGCGCAGCCGGCAGACCGCCAGCAAATGGATGCGCTAGGCCGGTACTTGCGCGCTTCGCTCGCCCCTTACAACTGGCCGGTGTGGCTGGGCGTGAACGACCGGCGCTCGGAAGGGCTCTACCTTTTCGAGAACGGACAGCGCGTGTCCTTCTTCGCCTGGCACCGCGCGCCCAGCCCGGAGCCTGGCGCCCATCCTATCGCGGCATCACATCCACTCAGCCCGGATCAGCCCAATGGCGGCGTCCTGGAGAACTGCGTGGCGCAGGCCTCAGACGACGGTTCCTGGTGGGACCATGACTGTGAGCGGCGCCTGTACTTCGTCTGCGAGTACCCTTTCTAG
- the Clec11a gene encoding C-type lectin domain family 11 member A isoform X1 → MQAAWLLGALVVPQLLGFGHGARGPGRAWEGGWGGALEEERKRESLMLKEALGLPIGMGSNDSLAGNSEGKEVLGTKETQGEEEEEEATSPISSSNPFPSPSPTPEDTISYILGRLSGLDAGLHQLHIRLHTLDTRVVQLTQGLRQLRDATSDTHDSVQALKEAQVRAEQEHGRLEGCLKGMRLGHKCFLLSRDFETQEAAQARCKARGGNLAQPADRQQMDALGRYLRASLAPYNWPVWLGVNDRRSEGLYLFENGQRVSFFAWHRAPSPEPGAHPIAASHPLSPDQPNGGVLENCVAQASDDGSWWDHDCERRLYFVCEYPF, encoded by the exons ATGCAGGCAGCCTGGCTTTTGGGGGCCCTAGTGGTCCCTCAGCTTTTGGGTTTTGGCCATGGAGCCCGGGGTCCTGGGAGGGCCTgggagggaggctggggaggtgCCCTGGAGGAAGAGCGAAAGCGGGAGTCACTCATGTTGAAG GAGGCCCTGGGGCTGCCCATTGGGATGGGAAGTAATGACAGTCTTGCTGGAAATTCTGAAGGCAAAGAGGTCTTGGGGACCAAGGAGAcccaaggggaagaagaggaagaggaagccacATCACCTATTTCCAGTTCCAATCCTTTCCCCAGCCCTTCTCCCACACCGGAGGACACCATCAGTTACATCT TGGGCCGCTTGTCCGGCCTGGATGCAGGCCTACACCAATTACATATTCGTCTGCACACTTTGGACACCCGTGTGGTCCAGCTGACCCAGGGACTGCGGCAGCTGAGAGATGCTACAAGTGATACCCACGACTCCGTGCAAGCCCTAAAGGAGGCACAGGTCCGGGCTGAGCAGGAGCACGGCCGCCTGGAGG GCTGTCTGAAGGGCATGCGCTTGGGCCACAAGTGCTTCTTGCTCTCGCGGGACTTCGAGACCCAGGAAGCCGCGCAGGCGCGGTGCAAGGCGCGGGGCGGTAACCTAGCGCAGCCGGCAGACCGCCAGCAAATGGATGCGCTAGGCCGGTACTTGCGCGCTTCGCTCGCCCCTTACAACTGGCCGGTGTGGCTGGGCGTGAACGACCGGCGCTCGGAAGGGCTCTACCTTTTCGAGAACGGACAGCGCGTGTCCTTCTTCGCCTGGCACCGCGCGCCCAGCCCGGAGCCTGGCGCCCATCCTATCGCGGCATCACATCCACTCAGCCCGGATCAGCCCAATGGCGGCGTCCTGGAGAACTGCGTGGCGCAGGCCTCAGACGACGGTTCCTGGTGGGACCATGACTGTGAGCGGCGCCTGTACTTCGTCTGCGAGTACCCTTTCTAG